The sequence ATCTTGGCTAAGTCCTAAGTTGCAGTCTAAGACTGTATCACCTTCTTTTAAATCCATAGCTTTAATCATTGCTTCATATCCTGTTGCTATGTAATTAAGGAGTCTTATTTTGAAAAGTCCTGGATGGAAAAATAGCTTTTTTCCCGATAGGGTATGTAAGGTTAACTGAAGGTCTTTACCAACAACTAAAACATTTTTTCCAAACTCTTTCTTAATTGACTCAATTGTTCTATGGCGTCTTTTAACGTGAATGGTGCTAAACTTTTGAGCTAGTTCGTTTGCTTCGTTTATCATCTCTTTAGTTGGTTTTTTATCGGTTGTTATTATGACATCCATTTAATACTCCTTCTTGGGTTGGTTTACAGCTTTATAAATATAAATTAGAATTCCCCCTAACCAAACAGTTTTTGCGTGGAGGTCAAGAATGAAAACCTATGCTTACGGTTTTCCGCGTCTTGGTAAACAGAGAGAGTTTAAGAGGCTAATTGAAGGCTACTGGGCACAGAAAGTTTCAGAAGAGGAACTTTTAGAAGGTATTAAGAAGTTAAATCAGAAGAGAGAAGAAACTTACAAACTTTACGTTGATGCTTACCCACAGGGTGAAATGACCCTTTACGATCCAATGCTTGATGTAGCACTCCTTTTTGGAGTTTACAGTGCCAATACTCTTGATGAATACTTTGAACTTTGTAGAGGAAAAAATGCTCTTGAAATGACAAAATGGTTTAACACAAACTACCACTACTTAGTTCCAGACTTTGAAGGTAAAGAACCTAAGTTCTGTATATCCACTCCTTGCTGGAACAGACATGAGGATGCAACTGAAAACGTTCACCTTATAGCTCCATTCACATTCTTAAAACTTTCTAAGAACCTTAAATCTGAGTACTTTGGAAAGGCACTCAAGGAACTTACAGAAAAGTTTGTAGAGTACATTAACGAGAAAGGATTTAAGTCTGTTCACCTTGAGGATCCAGCTCTTGTAATGGAGCTAAGCGAGGAGGAATGGAATCTGATAGAAGAAGCTTACAAAGCTTTTGAAAAGGCGAATGCAGAAATAAACATCTTTACATACTATGATAGCGTTGATAATTTACAAAAGCTTTTTGACCTTCCAGTTTCCGGTATAGGTGTTGATCTTGTTCACGATAGAGGAGAGAACCTTTCTCAGCTAAAGGAGATAGATCCTAAGGGTAAAAAGCTATTTGCTGGTGTTGTTGACGGTAGAAATGTTTGGAGAAACGACCTCTTTAAGACTGCTGAAGTTTTAAAGGAGCTTTCCGAAAAGTTTGAAGTTATTATTACAAATGCTGCTCCTTTATTCCACCTTCCTGTAAGCTTACAAGGAGCAACACTACCAGAAGAACTATTGAAGAAGGTAGCTTTTGCTGAAGAGAAACTCAAAGAGCTAAAGCTTCTTTCTCAAATCTTAGAAGGAAATGAAGAAGAAGCAAAAGAGTGGGTTTCTGGACTTGAAAGTTCATTTGGAGAGATAAAAGAAGTAAGGGAAAGGGTTAAGAACTTAAAGGAAGAAGATTTCGTTAGAAATCCTTCTTACCAAGAAAGGATTAGGAAACAGCAAGAAGTTCTCAACCTTCCACTCTTTCCAACTACAACAATTGGAAGCTTCCCACAGACAGAAGAAGTAAGAAGAGTAAGGCTCCTTCATAGAAAAGGGAAACTTGATCTTGAAAGTTATAAGACCTTCATTAGAGGAGAAATTGCTAAAGCTATTCAAATTCAGGAAGATCTCGGACTTGATGTTTTTGTTCACGGCGAGTTTGAGAGAACAGACATGGTTGAATTCTTTGCTGAGAAGATGAAGGGTATCGCTACAACTGGAAACGGTTGGATTATCTCTTACGGAACAAGATGCTATCGTCCTCCAATCATTTACGGAGATGTTGAAAGAGATGGAAAGATGACCGTTGAAGAGATAGCTTTTGCTCAGAGTCTAACAGACAAGCCTGTTAAAGGTATGCTTACAGGTCCTGTAACAATTATAGCTTGGAGCTTTGTAAGGGAAGATATTCCCGTTTCTGAGGTTGCTTACCAGATAGCGCTTGCAATTAAGGATGAAATAAAGGATTACGAAGAAGCAGGAATTAAGGTTGTTCAGATTGACGAGCCAGCTATTAGAGAAAAGGCTCCTATTAAGAAGAGAAACTGGAAAGAATACTTTGACTGGGCTATTAAGTCCTTTAGACTATGCCACTCTTCTTGTAAGCCTGAAACCCAAATTCATACTCACATGTGCTACTCAGAGTTTGGCGAAATAATGGAGTACATTCTGGACATGGACTTTGATGTTATTTCTATTGAAGCTTCCCGTTCCAAGGGAGATATAATAGAAGCATTTGAAAGGGTTAACTTTGATAGACAAATAGGACTTGGAGTTTGGGACATTCACTCTCCATATGTTCCATCTCCAGAAGAGATGAAAGAAATAGTAGAAAGGGCACTAAAGGTTATTCCAAAAGAGAATTTCTGGATTAACCCTGACTGTGGTCTTAAGACAAGAAGATGGGAGGAAGTAAATCCAGCTTTAAGAAATATGCTAACTGTTGCCAAGACTCTAAGGGAGACCTAATGGGGGGCTCCCCCTTTCTTGATGTAGATATTCCAATTACCTTTCAAGACCATCCCGGGATTCAATCGGCGCTTCTTTATACAGAGATTCACCTCTGCAATCTTAACTGTTTTAAGTGCCACAATCGTGCGTCTTACAAAGAAAAAACAGCTAAGCTTTCTTACGAGGAGTTAAAGGAAAAACTTTCCATGCTTAAACTTCTGGGAGTAGAACTTATCATCATTTCAGGTGGAGAACCTACATTAGAAAAAGATCTTGAGAATGGATTAAAGGTGATTAAATCTTTTGGATTTCCTGTAAGAGTAGATACTAACGGAACAAATCCGGATGTTGTGGAAAAATTGATAAAAAGCGAGCTTGTTGATGGTTTTGCTGTTGATGTGAAGATTCCTATAAAGAATGAGTATACCCCCTTGGAACTTGAACGCTTTAAAACAATACTGTTTTCCGATTTTCAATTAGATGATGCTGTAGTTTATGAATATGCTAACAAACTAAGAATAACAATAGATATCATAAAGAGATACTCTCTACCCTACACCCTCTTTCGCACGGTAGATTATCCACTACTTAAAAATGAGGATAAAGAGGCGATAAAAGAGGTGTTAA is a genomic window of Desulfurobacteriaceae bacterium containing:
- a CDS encoding radical SAM protein, whose translation is MGGSPFLDVDIPITFQDHPGIQSALLYTEIHLCNLNCFKCHNRASYKEKTAKLSYEELKEKLSMLKLLGVELIIISGGEPTLEKDLENGLKVIKSFGFPVRVDTNGTNPDVVEKLIKSELVDGFAVDVKIPIKNEYTPLELERFKTILFSDFQLDDAVVYEYANKLRITIDIIKRYSLPYTLFRTVDYPLLKNEDKEAIKEVLKSLPHQFNPFYNVEE
- the metE gene encoding 5-methyltetrahydropteroyltriglutamate--homocysteine S-methyltransferase — protein: MKTYAYGFPRLGKQREFKRLIEGYWAQKVSEEELLEGIKKLNQKREETYKLYVDAYPQGEMTLYDPMLDVALLFGVYSANTLDEYFELCRGKNALEMTKWFNTNYHYLVPDFEGKEPKFCISTPCWNRHEDATENVHLIAPFTFLKLSKNLKSEYFGKALKELTEKFVEYINEKGFKSVHLEDPALVMELSEEEWNLIEEAYKAFEKANAEINIFTYYDSVDNLQKLFDLPVSGIGVDLVHDRGENLSQLKEIDPKGKKLFAGVVDGRNVWRNDLFKTAEVLKELSEKFEVIITNAAPLFHLPVSLQGATLPEELLKKVAFAEEKLKELKLLSQILEGNEEEAKEWVSGLESSFGEIKEVRERVKNLKEEDFVRNPSYQERIRKQQEVLNLPLFPTTTIGSFPQTEEVRRVRLLHRKGKLDLESYKTFIRGEIAKAIQIQEDLGLDVFVHGEFERTDMVEFFAEKMKGIATTGNGWIISYGTRCYRPPIIYGDVERDGKMTVEEIAFAQSLTDKPVKGMLTGPVTIIAWSFVREDIPVSEVAYQIALAIKDEIKDYEEAGIKVVQIDEPAIREKAPIKKRNWKEYFDWAIKSFRLCHSSCKPETQIHTHMCYSEFGEIMEYILDMDFDVISIEASRSKGDIIEAFERVNFDRQIGLGVWDIHSPYVPSPEEMKEIVERALKVIPKENFWINPDCGLKTRRWEEVNPALRNMLTVAKTLRET